A segment of the Agromyces sp. H17E-10 genome:
CCGGTGTGCCCTGGGCGGGCGGTGCACTGCTGCTGGCTGCGGGATGCGGCGGCTACACCGTGGCACTGAGCGTCGGCCTCTCGAAACGCCGCGAGGGCGCCATCGAGGCCGAGCGCGTGCGCGACGCGATGCGCGACGGCGAGTGATCGGCGCGGCGGCGCAGGGTCAGGCCGACAGCGTCTCGACGCGACCGTTCAGCTCCGCGGCATCCTGAGACCAGAGGGCCACCACCGCGTCGGCGAGCCGGTCCTCGAGGCCGGCGAGCGCCTTGACCCGGAAGGTGACCGCGGCGGAGCCGGGCGCCTCCTTGCCGAGGCCGTGCGCGAGCGACTGCATCCACGACTCGCTCGCCGCCTTGACGGCCGTGTAGTTCGCGCCGCCCGCGGTCGGGTGCTCGACGGTCGTCGACGAGACGATCGCGATGCGGCCGGCAGGGGACGCGACGAGGTCGTCCCACAGTGCACGGCTCACGTGGCGCAGCGACGAGAACGAGCGCCCGAGCACGCGGAAGTCCTCCTCGGTCTGGCCGGGGATGCCGCCGCCGCCGCGCCACCCGCCGACGAGGTGGATGATGCCGTCGACGTCGCCCACCCGGCCGTGCACGCGCATCGCGAGCGGCCACACCTGCATCTGGTCGGTGAGGTCGGCGACCTCGGTCACGATGCCCGGCAGCTCGGCCGCCATCTCGTCGAGCCGGCCGCGGTCGCTGCCGACGGCGACGACGCGGGCGCCGGCCTCGAGCAGCTTGCGGGCGACGGCACGGCCGGAGGCGCTCGTGGCGCCCGCGATGAGGACGACGCGCCCTGCGGCGCCCGTGGGCTCAGTGGTGTCGGTCATGTGGAGGCTCCTCTTCGAGCTGGGGGAATCGGCCGGTCGAATGTGATTCAGGAGAACGAAAGCTGCTCAGGACGAAATCGCCGATTCCGTCCTGAGCAGCGTACGTCTTCCTGAAACGGTGGCGTCAGTCCTTGGCCGTGATGCCGACGGTCGACTCGATGACGGGCTTCATCTTCTTGTCGAGCGCCTCGAAGAACATCGAGAGCGGGAACTCGTCGTCCATCACGAGGTCGGTGTAGCCCTTGGGCGGGCCGGCGAGCACCTCGCGCGGCAGGCCATCGGCCCAGACCGACGCGGGGTTCGGCGTGACGACCGATGTGACGAGCTCGTAGGCCTTCAGCCAGTGCACCGTCTTCGGGCGGTCGATCGACTCCCAGTAGAGCTGGTCGATCGCGTCGCCGAGCTCGACGACCGCGTCGGCCACCTTGTCCCAGTCGAAGCTGAGCTCGACGTCGCGCCACTCGAGCACGTGCTTCTGGTGCAGCCACGCGAAGAGCAGCTGGCCGCCGAGGCCGTCGTAGTTGCGCACCCGGTTGCCGGTGATCGCGAAGCGGAAGATGCGGTCGAAGATGACGGCGTACTGCACGAGCTTGCCGGTCGAGCGCATCTGCTCCTCGACGTCGGTGAGCTCCTCGCCCTTGGCCAGGCGCGCGTCGAGCGAACGCTGGATCTTCACCGACTCGCGGAACGCGGTCAGGTCGCAGCGCAGCTCCTCGAGCGAGTAGAGGAAGAACGGCATGCGCTGCTTGATCATGAACGGGTCGAACGGCAGGTCGCCGCGCATGTGCGTGCGGTCGTGGATGATGTCCCACATGACGAAGGTGCGCTCGGTGAGCTCCTGGTCGGTGAGCATCTCGGCCGCGTCGGCGGGCAGCTCGAGCTTCGTGATGTCGCTCGCGGCGCGCACGACCTTGCGGTAGCGGGCGGCCTCGCGGTCCTGGAAGATGGCGCCCCACGTGAACGTCGGGATCTCGCGCATGGCGACCGTCTCGGGGAAGAGCACGGCCGAGTTGGTGTCGTAACCGGGCGTGAAGTCGACAAGTCGAAGCGAGACGAAGAGCTTGTTGCCGTAGTCGCCGGCCTCGAGGGCGGCGATGAACTCGGGCCAGATCGTCTCGACGACGAGCGCCTCGACGTGACGGTCGAGCGAGCCGTTCTGGGTGTACATCGGGAACACGACGAGGTGACGGATGCCGTCGATGCGGTGACGCTGCGGCTGGAACTCGACGAGCGAGTCGAGGAAGTCGGGGACCTCGAGGCCCTCGGCCTGCCACTTGCGGAAGTCGGCCTGCAGCGCGGTCAGGTAGGCGGCCTCGTGCGGGAAGCGCGGCGCGAGCGCGGCGACCGACTCGACGATGGCGTCGACGAGGGCGGATGCCTCAGGCTTGTCGCCCTCCGCGGGGACCGAGCCGTCCTTCACCTGGAGCGACTGCAGCTTCGTCGCCGACTCCTTGAGGCGGAGCCACGCGGCGTCGTTCTCGACGCCGTCGGCGAGGGCGATCTGCTCGGCGGTGACGTCCTCGAGGACCTCGGGTTCGCCGACGATGGGGTCGATCGTGATGTTCGACATGTGAACCTCCGTTCCTCGTTGAGGGGATCAGGTGTTGCGATTGGCAGATGGCGCGCGGCATGAATCGCCGCACAACTCAAGGCTACGAGGCATCCCCTCGCGAATGGTTGCGCCCTGACGCGGGAATCCTGCGTTGCGGCCTGAATCGGCGACCGAGATCGCCGCGGCCGCGCAACGCTGTCGAACTCCCGGTGTTGAGAATACCTCAGCGTCAGCACGGGTGGTGTTCGGTGCCTGCACGCGACTCGACCGCGCCGACGCGGACGCGGGGTCCGGGGGTCGTCCTGATGTCGGGGCGGCGGGTGATCCATAACGTGAGGTTTGTTCAGATCCCCATCAACCCCCGACAGAACAGGAGAGGACCATGAACATCACGAAGGGCGGAGTAGCCGCGATCGGCGCCGCCGTGATCATCATCTCGATCAGCGGGTGCGCCGGTGTGCGCAGCCAGGTCGAGCAGGGTTCGGGCGCCGCGAGCGTGACCTCGCTGCACGCCCAGCAGGACGCCGCCCACCGCGAGGCCGCGCTCGAACGAGCCGCCGCCAACGGGGTCCAGCGCGTGACCACCTCGCTCAAGGCGCAGCAGGACTCGGCGCGTGCCGAGTCCGCGCAGGAGCGGAGCGCCCGCACCGGGCGGTCGACCGGCCCGCAGTCGGTGCGAACCGTGAGCGTGTCGATCTCGGAGCTCATGCGCCAGCAGAAGCAGGCGGACACGATCGGCGGCGACGCCCCGAGTGCCGCCGACATGCAGGGTCAGCGCCTCGCGCAGTACGGCGAGCAGTTCCAGGCCCAGCAGCACGAGACCCCCGTCCCGACCACGCTGCCGCGCCCGATCTCATCGCGCAATCGATGAGCCGCACCCGAGAGCGGGGCTCGTGCCGACCGGCCGACCCCGCTCTCGTTCTGCGCGCCCGCGCACTCCGCCCATAGCGGACGCATAGCGTTCGCCCGTATCGTCGGTGCCGGGCCGCACTCCGCCGGCCCGCCGGGGCTCACCAGCGAGCGCCTGTCACGACGATCCCGAAACGAGTCGCCCGAATGACCACTGCACGTCCGTCCGCCGCCGTCGCGCTGATCCTGCCCACCCTCGCACTCGCGGGCTCCGTCGTCGTCACCGTGCTCGGCGCCCTCTCGACCAACTCGGCGACCTCCACGCTGAACGCCGCGCTCACGAGCCAGACCGGCACCGCCGCCGACGTCTACGGCAGCCAGTCGGCGATCGTCGTCTCGAGCGGGCTGCTCACGGCCGGCATCGTCGGCATCGTCGTGTCGCTCGCCGTCTTCGGCGTGCTCATCGGCTTCGGCGCGCTGTCGAAGCCCGTCGCCGAGGCGCCGATCGACGAGGCCGAGCCGGCCGACGGCGAGTTCGTCGATGCCCCGGTCGTCGCGCCGGCCGCCGCATCGGCGGTCGAGCCCGCGGCGGCGCCGGTCGCCGAGGCGCCGATCGCCGAGGCCCAGGTCGACGAGGCGCCGGTGGTCGAGAACGCTCCCGCCGAGGCATCCGCTTCGACCGGATCGGCCGCCGCCGACGAGTCGCCGCGCGCCTGAGCCGAAGACCCCCTCGAAGAGCCTCTGTGCGCTGCCGCGCTCAGAGGCTCTTCGCCATGTGCAGCGACGCCGCCTCGAAGCCGAGGCTCTCGTAGAGCTCGATCGCGGGCAGGTTGTACGCGAAGACGTTGAGCCCGAGCGTCGGCGAACCGTGCTCGCGTGCGACCTGCTCGGCGTGACGCATCGCCGCACGCCCGAGGCCGCGACGGCGGTAGGGCTCGCGCACGTGCACGTCCCACACCCACCACGCGTCGCCGCCCTCGGCCCACGGGCCGAGCCACAGCCAGCCGGCGTCATCGCCGTCGACGAAGATCGCGAGCAGCACGTGCTCGGGTTTCATCTCGCCGTCGGCGAAGAAGCGGTTCACCGATGCCTCGACGGCCGCCTTCGCCTCGGAGGGCGTGTCGCCCGCGCGGAGCCGGGCCGCCTCGTAGTACGCCATCGACTCGGGCAGCCACATGCGCAGGTCGTCGCCCGCGATCGGGCGGAACTCGACGCCGGGCATCGCCTCGTCGACCGCGGCGGACTCGGACTCGGTGATCGCTTCGCTCATCGCTCCATCGTCGCCGATGCACCCGTGCGAGGGAAGGGCGGCGATAACGTACCTGCATGACGGATGCCGCGGCACGGCCGCAGACGGCCGCCGGCGTGCGTGCGGCGCTCGCCGCCGCAGCCGATCCCGACCGCGTGCCGCAGCTCGCGCGGTTCTTCAAGACCGGCCCCGGCGGGTACGCCGAGGGCGACCGGTTCATCGGCGTGACCGTACCGCAGACCCGGGCGGTCGTGCGCGAGTTCGCCGACCTGCCGCTCGTCGAGTCGATGTCGCTGCTGGACAGCCCGATCCACGAGCATCGGCTCGCGGCGCTCATCGTCATGGTCGGGCAGTTCGCTCGTGCGAGCCGCCCGCGCTCGCGCGACGACGCGGCGCGCGAGCGCCTGTACACCGCCTACCTCGACGCGGTCGAGCGGGGCCGGGTCGACAACTGGGACCTCGTCGACAGCTCGGCCGAGGTGCTCGTCGGCGAGGTGCTGTTCCCCGGCGCGCCCGTCGACCGGGTCGAACCGGAGCTGATCGTCGGGCTCGCGGCATCCCCGTCGGTGTGGTCGCGGCGCGTCGCCGTGCTCGCGACCTTCGCGGCGACGAAGGCGGGCGACGCCCGCCCGACGCTCGCGGTCGCCGAGCGGCTGCTCGACGACCGGCACGACCTCATCCAGAAGGCCGTCGGCTGGATGCTGCGCGAGGCCGGCAAGCGGGTCGGCGTCGACGTGCTCACCGGGTTCCTCGACGTGCATGCGGCGCGGATGCCGCGGACGATGCTCTCGTACGCGACCGAGCACCTCTCGCCCGAGCAGCGGGCCGCGTATCGCGCGATGCGCTGAGCGGGTCGGCGGTCAGACCGCGCGGTCTGGTGCGGCGGGTGCTTCGGGTGCAGTCTTGGAGCACGAGACGAGGGGGTCCATCGTGCAGGTCGACATCATCCACCATGCTCCGCCGTATCGCGTCGGGGTCTTCATCGGCAGCCTCGCGAGCGATTCGATCAACCGCACGCTCGCGAAGGCCCTCATGCGGCTCGCGCCCGAGGAGTTCGCCTTCGAGGAGATCGTCTACCGCGACCTGCCGCTCTACAGTCGCGACTACGACGCCGACTACCCGCAGGTCGCCCGCGACTACAAGGCGGCGATCCAGCGCTCCGATGCCCTGCTGTTCGTGACGCCCGAGTACAACCGCTCGGTGCCCGGGCCGCTCAAGAACGCGATCGACTGGGCGAGCCGGCCGTGGGGCGAGAACGCGCTCACCGGGCGGCCGTCGGCCGTCATCGGCGCCTCGCCCGGCGCGCTCGGCACGGCGGTCGCGCAGCAGAGCCTTCGCAGCATCCTGAGCTTCTGCAACGCACCCCAGATGAATGCGCCCGAGGCGTACATCCACGTCACTCCCGGGCTCATCGCCGACGACGGCGAGGTCACCGTCGAGAGCACGGAGGAGTTCCTGCGGGTGTTCATGCAGCGGTTCCTCGAGTTCACGACCCGGGTGCTGACGGTGCTGCCGCGGCCCGACTGATCGGACGATGCCTGGCCCGCGCGGCGGGCGGTGGGGTGCTCCGGCGCGCTCGCTCCTGCGCGCTCGCCCCAGCCCGCGCTCGCCGGAGGGCGCGCTCGCTACAGCCCGCGCTCGCCGAGCCAGTCGAGCAGCGCGGTACCGACCTCGGCCGGGCGCTCGACGCTCGGCAGGTGCGCGGTGCCCGCGATGCGCAGCCCGGTCACGTCGGGCACCCGGTCGACGATGGCGTCGAACTGCACGGCGAACGGCGACAGGTCGAACTCGCCGACCATTGCAAGGGTCGGCGTCGCGATCTCGCCGAGGCGCTCGGCGGCGGGCGGGTCGAGCGGCACCTGGTCGCCGTCGTCGGCGACATGCGCGACGTTCGGCTCGGCGAGCTCGTGGGCGCGGGCCAGGTACCCGGGGTCGATGTCGGACGCCGAGCGCCCCGAGCCGATGGCGAACACCGCCGTCTCGAGCCGGATGTAACCGGCCGGGTCGGCGAGCGCATCGATCGCGTCGACCTCGTCGAGACGCCGCTGCTCGTCGGCGGACGGCTCGACGTCGGGGAACCCGCCGATGCGCGCACCGATCGTCACGAGCCCGGCCACCCGGCGGGGCGCCGCGAGCGCCACGTCGATCGCGAGCGCACCGCCGCGGCTCGCACCCACGACGGTCGCGCGCTCGACGCCGAGGTGGTCGAGCAGCGCGACGGCGTCGTCGTGGTTCGCGAAGGGCACCGAGAAGTCGTGCCGCGTGCCGCCGAACCCGCGGGGGTCGTAGCGCACGACGAAGTGGTCGGCGGCGAGGTCGTCGACGACCTCGTCCCACATGCGGAGGGTGGCGATGCCGGCAGGGATCAGCAGCAGCGCGGGAGCGGAGACGGCACCGGCCGTCTCGTAGTAGAGCTCGGCGCCGGGGAGTTCGAGGGTGGGCATCCAGCGATCATATGGGCGCGCGCTCGGTCGGCGCGCGGCGTCAGTCCTTGCCCTTGCCGCCGCCCTTGCCCTTGTCTTTGTCGTCGCCCTTGTCGTCGTTGCGATTGCTTCCGCTGTTGCCGGGAGCGTCGTCGGTGTCCGGCGGCGGCGCCGGGGCGACGGTGGGCTCCTCGCTCGGTGTCGTCGACTCGACCGGCGCGGACGGGGAGGGCGTGTGCTCGGCGTCGACGGGCGTCGTCAGCGCCCCGATGACCGCGTGCGCGAGCAGCACGATCGCCACCGCCGCGGCTGCGAGTGCCGCGACGATCAGCACCGGCCGTCGTCGGCGCGGGGGCGCATCCGCGGGGCGGGCCGGGCCGACGGGACCGGCGGGATCTGGACCAGCCGGATCTGGGCCGGCGGGCGTCATGACGGCCGTCGCAGCGGTCGCACCTCCGAGCGGGACGGGCATCACCTTCGTCGCCCCGGTCGCGGCATCCGCGTCGGTCGGAGTCACGTCGAGCCCGGCTGCCGCCACCGCCACCTCGAGCCCGCTCGGTCGGTCTTGGGGGTCGCGTGCGGTCATCGCCGAGAGCAGTGCGACCCAGTCGGCGCCGAGCCGCTCGGGCACCTCGGGGTCGCGCACGAGCCGTGCGCCCGCGGCCTCCGCCGCCGGACCCGGGAACGCGGCCTGCCCGGTGCGTGCCTCGAGCGCGAGCAGCCCGAGCGAGTACACGTCGGCGGCAGGGCCCGCGGGCGCCCCGCTCACCTGCTCGGGGCTGAGGTACCCGGGCGTGCCGACGAGCAGCCCCGTGCGCGTGAGTCTCGCGTCGTCGATGAGGCGCGCGATACCGAAGTCGGCGAGCTTCGCGTTCCACCGGCGCGACGGCAGGTGGGCCGGTTCGAGCAGCACGTTCGCAGGCTTCACGTCGCGGTGCACGATGCCGCGCTCGTGGATCACGTGCAGGGCTTCGCCGAGGTCGGCGAGGAGCGCTGCCGCCTCGGGCGCGTCGAGCGGCCCGGAGCGCAGGGCCTCACGCAGGTCCTGCCCGTCGACGAGTTCCATCACGAGGTACTCGCGCCCCGTGCCGGCGTCGCGCGACGCGTCGTAGAGTCGCACGAGCGCCCGGTGCTGCAGGCTCGCGAGCAACGCGATCTCCGACGCGCGTCGGGCCGAGTCGTCGATGCCCTCGGCGGACGCGTCGAAGAGCTTCACCGCGACCGGGCGGCCGAGCGAGCCGTCGGTCGCCCGGTACACGCTCGCCATGCCACCGCGCCCGATGAGGGCGTCGATCCGGTAGCGCCCGCCGAGCACCGTGCCGAGGAACGGGTCGGCGCCGGGATCGTGCGTACTCGTCACACCGTCGAGCGTAGCCCGGGCATCCCGGGACGGGCTGGGGGTTGCCTCGATGCCGGACTCACCCGAAGATCATCGGCAGGTCGCCGTCGTCGTCGCCCAGGTCGAGGTCGACGAGCACCGGAACGTGGTCGCTCGGGGCGTCGCCCTTGCGCTCGTTGCGGTGGATCGAGGCGCCTGCGACCGCGTCGGCGAACGCCTGCGAGCCGAGGATGAAGTCGATGCGCATGCCCTCGTTGCGCGGGAACCGCAGCTGCTTGTAGTCCCAGTACGTGAAGAGCCCCTCGGGTACGTGCGGGCGCACGACGTCGGCGAGCCCGGCGCCCTCGAGGGCGAAGAACGCCGCGCGTTCTTCGGGGGAGACGTGCGTGGTCTGCCCGACGACGACGGTCGGGTCGCCGTTGTCGACGTCGAACGGGGCGACGTTGAAGTCGCCCATGAGTGCGAACGGCCGAGCCGGGTGGGCCGTGGTCTCGGCCCGGGCGTACTCGGTGAGCGCCGCGTAGAAGTCGAGCTTGTACGTGAGGTGCGGGTCGCCGAGAGCACGGCCGTTCGGCACGTAGAGGCTCCAGAGGCGCACGTCGTCGACCGTCGCGCCGATCGCCCGCGCCTCCTTCGGCAGGTCGGGGCCGTCATGCCCCTTCAGGAATCCGGGCATGCCGGGGAACTCGATCTCGACGTCGCCGATCGGCGACCGGCTCGCGATCGCGACGCCGTTCCACTGGTTGAGCCCGTGCAGCGCGAGTTCGTAGCCCGCCTGCTCGAAGGCATCGTGCGGGAACTGCTCGGGCTTGCACTTGATCTCCTGCATCGCGAGCACGTCGACGTCCTCGCGCACCATCCAGTCGACGACGCGGCCGACGCGGGTGCGGATCGAGTTGACGTTCCAGGTGGCGATGCGCATGGGTTCCAGCGTAGGTCAGGCCGGGGACACCTGAGCGCGCGGGTCAGTCGCGCCGGCTGGCCATGAGCGGCACGACGACCCAGACTGCGACGACGGCCAGCAGCGACATGCCGATCGCGACGAAGCCGGCCTCGCGGCTCACCGCGACGTCGAAGATGAGTCCGGCGACCCCGACGGCCAGCAGCGAGACGACGCCGAGCAGCACGAAGAGCATGCGGTTGGCGGTGCGCACGAGACGGTCCTTCTGGCGGCGCCCGTAGAGCATGCGGTGCAGGATGACGGGCGCAAGGCCGAGCACCGTCGCGAGTGCCGCGAGGGCGACGAGGGTGAGGTAGAGCCCGAGCTCGTAGTCGTCGAGCTCGGTGAACCGCGGCTGGAAGGCGGCCGCGAGCAGGAAGCCCGAGATGAGCTGCGTCCCCGTGAGCACCGAACGCAGCTCCTGCAGGATGTCCGCCCAATTGCGGTCGAGGCGCTCGGTCGGCGTCTCGTTGCGCGCCGGCGTCTCGGCGTGCTCGGCGGCATCGCCACCCTCGGTCTGGTCGTGCCGTCCTGCATCGGTGCGCATGGCGGGCTTCGCGTGCCCGGCGGGATCGGTGGCCATACGCGATCGTAGCGCCGCGGCATCCCGCTCGTTCAGCCCTTGCCGGGAGCGCACCGGTCGTGGCAGGGCGGGGCGATGCCAGAATGGACGCGCCGCGACTCCGCGGCGACGGAGTCCGATGGGGGAGCGTCCATGGCCGCAGGTTTCAGTGTCGAGGGCGTCGACGGGCTGCCCGAGATCTCGACGGGCGACGATCTCGCGGCGCTCATCGCCGGCGCGACCGAACTCGCCGACGGCGACATCCTCGTGGTCACGTCGAAGATCGTCTCGAAGGCCGAGGGGCGCGTGGTCGAGGCAGCCGACCGCGAAGCCGCGATCACCGCCGAGACGGTGCGCGTCGTCGCGAGCCGCGAGTTCGACGGGGGCATCACCCGCATCGTCGAGAACCGCCAGGGCATCGTCGGAGCCGCTGCCGGCGTCGACGCTTCCAACGCTCCCGACGGCACGGTGCTGCTACTGCCGGTGGATCCAGATGCCTCGGCACGCGACCTCGCGACCGGGCTGCGCGCGCTCACGGGCGCCCGGATCGGCGTCATCCTCTCCGACACGCTCGGTCGGCCGTGGCGCGAGGGCCAGACCGACATCGCGATCGGCGCTGCCGGCGTGCACGTCTTCGACGACCTGCGCGGCGGCACGGATGCCTCGGGCAAACCGCTCTCGGTGACGATGCCGTGCGTGGCCGACGAGATCGCCGGTGCGGGCGAGCTCGTCAAGGGCAAGTCGTCGGGGGTTCCGGTGGCGATCGTGCGCGGCCTCGACCGCTACGTGGGCGACCTCGACCTGCCCGGGGCGCGGTCGATCCAGCGCCCGAGCGAGCGCGACCTGTTCCGGCAGGGTGCCGACGAGGCGTACGACGAGGGGTACCGTGCGGGCTTCGACGAAGCGCAGGCCGAGGGGTCGCTGCGCAGCAGCGGAGACGACTTCGAGTAACGCCCGCCGGCGACCGTTCGGCTTTTGGATCCAAAGTCTGTGCCGGGCGCGATTCTTCCGATACATTCGGGTGCCATGAGCGAACTCACCGCCCCCAGGGGCCGGACCTCGGGCTCCGGGCTCGACGCCGACGCGCTGCAGCAGCTCGCGGGCAAGCACCAGGGCGGATACCGCTCGGTCGGAGTCATGGTCTACGAGATCCTCCGCGACGCCATCCTGAGCGGCACCCTGCCGCCCGGACAGAAGCTGCGCCAGGAGACCCTCGCCGAATCGATCGGCGTCTCGCGGCTGCCGGTTCGGTCGGCGCTCATCCAGCTCGAGGCCGACGGGCTCGTCGAGTTCCATGAGCGGCGCGGCGCGGTCGTGAAGTCGCTCTCGGTCGAGCAGGCGCGCGAGGTCTACGCCGTGCGCGCGCTGCTCGAGGGCGAGGCGCTGCGGCTGTCGATGGCGGAAATGACGCCAGAGCGCATCGAGCGCCTGCGCGAGCTCGGACGCACGGCCGACGCCGAGGAGGAGGGCGCCGACTTCGTCGACGCCCGCACCGAGTTCTACGCCGTGCTCTACGACGCGGCCGCTCGCCCGGTGCTCTGGGAGATGATCGAGCAGCTGCGCCTCAAGGTCGGCCGCTACGTGCTCGGCTGGCGCGTCGACGGCGCCGAGCCCGGACACTCGCGCTCGCACTCCCACGAGGAGCTCATCGCGGCCGTCGAGGGCGGCGACGTCGACCACGCGCTCGAGGTGCAGCGCTCGCACCTCGAACGGGTTCGCGACGCCGTGCTCGAGCTGCTCGACCGCGAGTCGGCTGCGGCGCCCGCGCGCCGCTGAGTCGAAGCCGGGGCCTCGTCGTCCGCGCGGCGCGAGCGAGCGGCATCCGTCTCACCCTTGCTCTTGCTTTTTGGATCCAGTATCCGAAACAATGGCAACCACGACGGGATGTCTCTTGCGGGCGCCCGCCCGTCGACCCGTCGGAATCCGCGAGGATGGAGGAGTGTCAGTGCACATCGGCTACGCCGCCATGCTCGAGCAGTTCCCTCCCGCCGAGGCGGTCGCGCTCGCCGCGCTCGCCGAGCAGCACGGCTTCACGGGGGTCATGGCCACCGACCACTTCCAGCCGTGGACGCCGCGGCTCGGCCAGTCGTCGCACGTGTGGAGCGTGCTCGGCGCACTCGGCGAGCGGACGCGCGGCGACTTCGGCCCGGGCGTGACCACGCCGACGTTCCGCACGCACCCCGCGGTCGTCGCACAGGCGAGCGCGACCCTCGCCTCGATGTACCCGGGAAGGCACTGGCTCGGCATCGGGTCGGGCGAGGCGCTCAATGAACACATCGTGGGCGAGTACTGGCCCGAGGCCCCCGACCGCATCAACCGCATGTTCGAGGCCGTCGAGCTCATCAAGAAGCTCTTCACCGCGTCGATCGCCGGCCGCGACGTGCGCCACGCGGGCCCGAGCTTCAAGCTCGAGACCACTCGCCTCTGGACCATGCCGCCGACCGCCCCCGAGATCTACGTCGCGACGGCCGGACCGGTCACCGCGCGCCGCGCCGGCCGGGTCGCCGACGGGCTCATCACGACCACCGGGCCGATGGACCGGCTCGAGGCCCTGCTCGCCCGCTTCGCCGACGGTGCGCGCGACGGCGGCCGCGATGTGCGGCGCATGCCCAAGATCCTGCAGCTGCACCTCTCGTGGGCCGCGACCGACGAGGACGCGATGCGCAACGCGCTCACCGAATGGCCGATCGCGGGCATGCGGTTCGGGCGCAGCGACATCCGC
Coding sequences within it:
- a CDS encoding DUF6328 family protein, which translates into the protein MATDPAGHAKPAMRTDAGRHDQTEGGDAAEHAETPARNETPTERLDRNWADILQELRSVLTGTQLISGFLLAAAFQPRFTELDDYELGLYLTLVALAALATVLGLAPVILHRMLYGRRQKDRLVRTANRMLFVLLGVVSLLAVGVAGLIFDVAVSREAGFVAIGMSLLAVVAVWVVVPLMASRRD
- a CDS encoding DUF6421 family protein, whose product is MSNITIDPIVGEPEVLEDVTAEQIALADGVENDAAWLRLKESATKLQSLQVKDGSVPAEGDKPEASALVDAIVESVAALAPRFPHEAAYLTALQADFRKWQAEGLEVPDFLDSLVEFQPQRHRIDGIRHLVVFPMYTQNGSLDRHVEALVVETIWPEFIAALEAGDYGNKLFVSLRLVDFTPGYDTNSAVLFPETVAMREIPTFTWGAIFQDREAARYRKVVRAASDITKLELPADAAEMLTDQELTERTFVMWDIIHDRTHMRGDLPFDPFMIKQRMPFFLYSLEELRCDLTAFRESVKIQRSLDARLAKGEELTDVEEQMRSTGKLVQYAVIFDRIFRFAITGNRVRNYDGLGGQLLFAWLHQKHVLEWRDVELSFDWDKVADAVVELGDAIDQLYWESIDRPKTVHWLKAYELVTSVVTPNPASVWADGLPREVLAGPPKGYTDLVMDDEFPLSMFFEALDKKMKPVIESTVGITAKD
- a CDS encoding SDR family NAD(P)-dependent oxidoreductase, which gives rise to MTDTTEPTGAAGRVVLIAGATSASGRAVARKLLEAGARVVAVGSDRGRLDEMAAELPGIVTEVADLTDQMQVWPLAMRVHGRVGDVDGIIHLVGGWRGGGGIPGQTEEDFRVLGRSFSSLRHVSRALWDDLVASPAGRIAIVSSTTVEHPTAGGANYTAVKAASESWMQSLAHGLGKEAPGSAAVTFRVKALAGLEDRLADAVVALWSQDAAELNGRVETLSA
- a CDS encoding exodeoxyribonuclease III, which produces MRIATWNVNSIRTRVGRVVDWMVREDVDVLAMQEIKCKPEQFPHDAFEQAGYELALHGLNQWNGVAIASRSPIGDVEIEFPGMPGFLKGHDGPDLPKEARAIGATVDDVRLWSLYVPNGRALGDPHLTYKLDFYAALTEYARAETTAHPARPFALMGDFNVAPFDVDNGDPTVVVGQTTHVSPEERAAFFALEGAGLADVVRPHVPEGLFTYWDYKQLRFPRNEGMRIDFILGSQAFADAVAGASIHRNERKGDAPSDHVPVLVDLDLGDDDGDLPMIFG
- a CDS encoding serine/threonine-protein kinase, which codes for MTSTHDPGADPFLGTVLGGRYRIDALIGRGGMASVYRATDGSLGRPVAVKLFDASAEGIDDSARRASEIALLASLQHRALVRLYDASRDAGTGREYLVMELVDGQDLREALRSGPLDAPEAAALLADLGEALHVIHERGIVHRDVKPANVLLEPAHLPSRRWNAKLADFGIARLIDDARLTRTGLLVGTPGYLSPEQVSGAPAGPAADVYSLGLLALEARTGQAAFPGPAAEAAGARLVRDPEVPERLGADWVALLSAMTARDPQDRPSGLEVAVAAAGLDVTPTDADAATGATKVMPVPLGGATAATAVMTPAGPDPAGPDPAGPVGPARPADAPPRRRRPVLIVAALAAAAVAIVLLAHAVIGALTTPVDAEHTPSPSAPVESTTPSEEPTVAPAPPPDTDDAPGNSGSNRNDDKGDDKDKGKGGGKGKD
- a CDS encoding DNA alkylation repair protein → MTDAAARPQTAAGVRAALAAAADPDRVPQLARFFKTGPGGYAEGDRFIGVTVPQTRAVVREFADLPLVESMSLLDSPIHEHRLAALIVMVGQFARASRPRSRDDAARERLYTAYLDAVERGRVDNWDLVDSSAEVLVGEVLFPGAPVDRVEPELIVGLAASPSVWSRRVAVLATFAATKAGDARPTLAVAERLLDDRHDLIQKAVGWMLREAGKRVGVDVLTGFLDVHAARMPRTMLSYATEHLSPEQRAAYRAMR
- a CDS encoding GNAT family N-acetyltransferase → MSEAITESESAAVDEAMPGVEFRPIAGDDLRMWLPESMAYYEAARLRAGDTPSEAKAAVEASVNRFFADGEMKPEHVLLAIFVDGDDAGWLWLGPWAEGGDAWWVWDVHVREPYRRRGLGRAAMRHAEQVAREHGSPTLGLNVFAYNLPAIELYESLGFEAASLHMAKSL
- a CDS encoding NADPH-dependent FMN reductase, with the protein product MQVDIIHHAPPYRVGVFIGSLASDSINRTLAKALMRLAPEEFAFEEIVYRDLPLYSRDYDADYPQVARDYKAAIQRSDALLFVTPEYNRSVPGPLKNAIDWASRPWGENALTGRPSAVIGASPGALGTAVAQQSLRSILSFCNAPQMNAPEAYIHVTPGLIADDGEVTVESTEEFLRVFMQRFLEFTTRVLTVLPRPD
- a CDS encoding alpha/beta fold hydrolase, which codes for MPTLELPGAELYYETAGAVSAPALLLIPAGIATLRMWDEVVDDLAADHFVVRYDPRGFGGTRHDFSVPFANHDDAVALLDHLGVERATVVGASRGGALAIDVALAAPRRVAGLVTIGARIGGFPDVEPSADEQRRLDEVDAIDALADPAGYIRLETAVFAIGSGRSASDIDPGYLARAHELAEPNVAHVADDGDQVPLDPPAAERLGEIATPTLAMVGEFDLSPFAVQFDAIVDRVPDVTGLRIAGTAHLPSVERPAEVGTALLDWLGERGL
- the cofE gene encoding coenzyme F420-0:L-glutamate ligase, encoding MAAGFSVEGVDGLPEISTGDDLAALIAGATELADGDILVVTSKIVSKAEGRVVEAADREAAITAETVRVVASREFDGGITRIVENRQGIVGAAAGVDASNAPDGTVLLLPVDPDASARDLATGLRALTGARIGVILSDTLGRPWREGQTDIAIGAAGVHVFDDLRGGTDASGKPLSVTMPCVADEIAGAGELVKGKSSGVPVAIVRGLDRYVGDLDLPGARSIQRPSERDLFRQGADEAYDEGYRAGFDEAQAEGSLRSSGDDFE